From a single Aquincola tertiaricarbonis genomic region:
- the msrA gene encoding peptide-methionine (S)-S-oxide reductase MsrA: MTIETITLGGGCFWCTEAVYEQVDGVVSVESGYTNGHVDRPTYEQVCGGDTGHAEVVRVRFDNERISLREILEIFFVVHDPTTLNRQGNDVGTQYRSGVYFHSPEQQAVAREVIAEVNEASGGRVVTELVPEQNYSRAEDYHQHYFANHPGAGYCAFVVAPKVEKFRKTFRHRVKG, from the coding sequence ATGACGATCGAAACCATCACCCTCGGCGGGGGCTGCTTCTGGTGCACCGAGGCGGTGTACGAACAGGTCGACGGCGTGGTGTCGGTGGAATCCGGCTACACCAACGGCCATGTGGACCGACCCACCTACGAGCAGGTGTGCGGCGGCGACACCGGCCATGCCGAGGTGGTGCGTGTGCGCTTCGACAACGAGCGCATCTCGCTGCGCGAGATCCTGGAGATCTTCTTCGTCGTGCACGACCCGACGACGCTGAACCGCCAGGGCAATGACGTGGGCACCCAGTACCGCTCGGGCGTGTACTTCCACAGCCCGGAGCAGCAGGCCGTGGCGCGTGAGGTGATCGCCGAGGTGAACGAGGCCAGCGGTGGCCGCGTGGTCACGGAGCTGGTGCCCGAGCAGAACTACAGCCGGGCCGAGGACTACCACCAGCACTACTTCGCCAACCATCCTGGCGCGGGCTACTGCGCTTTCGTCGTTGCGCCCAAGGTGGAGAAGTTCCGCAAGACCTTCCGCCACCGCGTGAAGGGCTGA
- a CDS encoding UbiD family decarboxylase — protein MKYRDLRDFVKQLEAVGELRRVSDPVSPKLEMTALADRVLRAEGPALLFENPSGHRIPVLANLFGTPRRVAMGMGADSLSELRDVGRVLASLKEPEPPHGLKDAGRLFQMAKALWDMKPTRVRGAACQEVTIEGDEVDLGRLPVQLCWPGDAGPLITWGLVVTRGPQSVAQPRRRQNLGIYRQQVIGRREVIMRWLAHRGGALDFRDFARANPGQPFPMVVALGADPATVLGAVTPVPDSLSEYQFAGLLRGSRTELADAGVGEGGLMLQAPASAEFVLEGHIPVATAGFTGTSDAGVPLAERGGYLHALEGPFGDHTGYYNEQDWFPVFRIDRITHRRDPIYHSTYTGKPPDEPAILGVALNEVFVPILQKQFPEIVDFYLPPEGCSYRMAIISIRKSYPGHAKRVMFGLWSFLRQFMYTKFIVVTDDDVDIRDWKEVVWAITTRMDPVRDTTLVDGTPIDYLDFASPTSGLGGKMGLDATNKWPGETSREWGVPITMEREVEARVNGLFDAVMAGRNNSN, from the coding sequence ATGAAGTACCGTGACTTGCGTGACTTTGTGAAGCAGTTGGAAGCCGTCGGCGAGCTGCGCCGCGTGTCCGATCCGGTGTCTCCGAAGCTCGAGATGACGGCCCTGGCCGACCGCGTGCTGCGGGCGGAAGGACCGGCCCTGTTGTTCGAAAATCCCTCGGGGCATCGCATTCCCGTGCTGGCAAACCTGTTCGGAACGCCTCGGCGCGTGGCGATGGGCATGGGTGCCGACAGCTTGTCGGAGCTGCGCGACGTCGGTCGTGTGCTGGCCAGCTTGAAGGAGCCGGAGCCGCCCCACGGCCTGAAGGACGCCGGCCGTTTGTTTCAAATGGCAAAGGCCTTGTGGGACATGAAACCCACCCGAGTGCGGGGGGCTGCCTGCCAGGAAGTCACGATCGAGGGCGATGAGGTGGACCTCGGGCGCCTGCCGGTGCAGCTGTGCTGGCCGGGTGATGCCGGCCCGCTGATCACCTGGGGCCTGGTCGTCACCCGAGGGCCGCAGTCGGTGGCGCAGCCGCGCCGCCGCCAGAACCTGGGCATATATCGCCAGCAGGTGATCGGCCGGCGCGAGGTGATCATGCGCTGGCTGGCGCACCGGGGTGGTGCGTTGGACTTCCGCGACTTCGCGCGGGCCAACCCGGGACAGCCGTTTCCGATGGTGGTCGCGCTGGGCGCCGATCCGGCGACCGTGCTGGGCGCCGTGACGCCGGTCCCCGACAGCCTGTCGGAGTACCAGTTCGCCGGCCTGCTGCGCGGCAGCCGCACCGAGCTGGCCGATGCCGGCGTGGGCGAGGGCGGGCTCATGCTGCAGGCGCCAGCGTCTGCCGAGTTCGTGTTGGAAGGCCACATCCCGGTGGCGACGGCCGGCTTCACCGGCACCAGCGACGCCGGCGTGCCGCTGGCCGAGCGGGGCGGCTACCTGCATGCGCTGGAGGGGCCCTTCGGCGACCACACCGGCTACTACAACGAGCAGGACTGGTTCCCGGTGTTCCGCATCGACCGCATCACCCATCGGCGCGACCCGATCTACCACTCCACCTACACCGGCAAACCGCCCGACGAGCCGGCCATCCTGGGTGTGGCGCTGAACGAAGTCTTCGTGCCCATCCTGCAGAAGCAGTTTCCCGAGATCGTCGACTTCTACCTGCCGCCCGAGGGCTGCAGCTATCGCATGGCGATCATCTCCATCCGCAAGAGCTACCCGGGCCATGCCAAGCGGGTGATGTTCGGGCTGTGGAGCTTCCTGCGCCAGTTCATGTACACCAAGTTCATCGTGGTGACGGATGACGATGTGGACATCCGTGACTGGAAGGAAGTGGTGTGGGCCATCACCACGCGCATGGACCCGGTGCGCGACACCACGCTGGTGGACGGCACACCCATCGACTATCTGGACTTCGCTTCACCCACCAGCGGCCTGGGCGGCAAGATGGGCCTGGACGCCACCAACAAGTGGCCGGGTGAAACCAGCCGCGAATGGGGCGTGCCCATCACGATGGAGCGCGAGGTGGAGGCCCGGGTCAACGGCCTGTTCGACGCGGTGATGGCCGGCCGAAATAATTCCAATTGA
- a CDS encoding lytic transglycosylase domain-containing protein — protein MNLLRTVRAVRTSLGVFIRDVGHGLLEVSHNTLALLGLAVVAALVFAGGRADLRHQVEQAAYDWLQSRHEARAESEGNLLVSLSEPDAVARATAADPKGLTRQQAAVAQWLSRRYRVAPEPVSRLVQEAWHVGQRAGLDPTLILAIVAIESSFNPFAQSAVGAQGLMQVMTRVHDDKYQAFGGIHAAFDPVTNLRVGVQVLKECIARAGGLEAGLRYYVGAANIADDGGYAGKVLAEQSNLQRVANGKGVPINAPITPAVTATREAAPAPAAAQDAKTGEPAQVALLD, from the coding sequence ATGAATCTGCTTCGCACTGTCCGCGCCGTCAGGACCTCTCTCGGCGTGTTCATCCGCGATGTCGGCCACGGGCTGCTGGAAGTCAGCCACAACACGCTGGCCCTGCTCGGGCTGGCCGTGGTGGCCGCGCTGGTGTTTGCCGGTGGCCGGGCCGACCTGCGCCACCAGGTGGAACAAGCGGCCTATGACTGGCTGCAATCGCGCCACGAGGCGCGTGCCGAATCCGAAGGCAACCTGCTGGTTTCGCTGAGCGAGCCTGACGCCGTGGCGCGCGCCACCGCCGCCGACCCCAAGGGCCTGACACGCCAGCAGGCGGCGGTCGCCCAATGGCTGTCGCGCCGCTACCGCGTGGCGCCGGAGCCGGTAAGCCGCCTCGTGCAGGAGGCCTGGCACGTCGGCCAGCGCGCCGGCCTAGACCCGACGCTGATCCTGGCCATCGTGGCCATCGAGTCCAGTTTCAACCCGTTCGCGCAAAGCGCCGTCGGCGCCCAGGGCCTGATGCAGGTCATGACCCGCGTGCACGACGACAAGTACCAGGCCTTCGGCGGCATCCACGCTGCCTTCGACCCGGTGACCAATCTGCGTGTGGGCGTTCAGGTGCTCAAGGAATGCATCGCGCGTGCGGGCGGTCTGGAAGCCGGCCTGCGCTACTACGTGGGCGCCGCCAACATCGCCGACGACGGTGGCTACGCCGGCAAGGTGCTGGCCGAGCAATCCAACCTGCAGCGTGTGGCCAACGGCAAGGGCGTGCCCATCAACGCCCCCATCACCCCGGCCGTGACCGCCACCCGCGAAGCGGCGCCGGCACCGGCCGCCGCGCAGGACGCCAAGACGGGCGAACCGGCCCAGGTGGCCCTGCTGGATTGA
- a CDS encoding DUF748 domain-containing protein yields MQTQQQHKPRRAHALRVLALSVIAVLVIWLLAWLAVPPLLKSQAEQRLGALLGRQVQVGELRFSPWALSLTVRDLRIAGAGGAADQLRIARLHANLSTSSVWQRAPVVEALEIEQPVLRLARLPGGGLDIDDVVARLRPAPDAPATEPARFALYNLQLTGGQVLVDDQVAGQQHAVRALQLGLPFLSNLPTDVQVQVEPRLAFELEGSRFDTGAQVQPFAATRQGQLRLQWQDLDLARWAPYLPASVPLRPAAGRLSASWLVSFQLPVDTKQPPQLAITGEATLQDLSLVPSAGAAPLLGWQRLQLSVARLQPLARQAALGDLRIDGLRLAVARDAQGRLNLQQLAGGAGSAPAASAAAQPAPLPWQFSLQSLTLADAAIDWQDATARPAARLALSDLQLKAGPLDSRPGATAPLQWSARLGPPGVAAPAETSGQGQAGPAAAQLAFELKGLQAGWLSGYLAQHLALPLQAKATVAGRLDWAAGDSPRLQAELDQLRIDDLRLGAGSGAPLAWRSLAVAQGRIDLMARRLQMGSLTLEQPQLSLRRGTDGVVGWSPSSLAIVTPREGAQSTGPAQRALSPQPGRRAAEAHNQAVASTGAAQATSGGDWQLALNALQVNGGRLQWADAAAPAPVALGLSDLRLTAAGLRWPSDGRTAPARVTLDTRIRDERPQAEGRRAPPPGRLNWQGQLRPQPLMASGQWRLDRLPAHALAPYVATGLQLVLAHADVGGQGRMAVEQRAAGFSVQADGDALLSDVQVQARSAEAGREGEDLLTWQSLKLAGLSVRSAPGEAPKVTVGEAALADFYSRLVITEQGRFNLRDVTAPSAPAAPTTASPAGAAPAEAGVSAPMGGAATASAAGADAPQGTEPSTAAAASPGPVIVIGRTRLTRGRIDFTDRFVKPNYSAALSELNGSLGTLRTDSPQMAPISLQGRVSGTGLLDISGELNPLAKPLALNIRARASDIELAALSPYSGRYAGYAIERGKLSMDVAYQVSPDGKLEASNRVVINQLTFGERVESPDATKLPVSLAIALLKDRNGVIDLDLPITGSLNDPQFSVFGLVFKVLGNLIVKAVTAPFSLLMGGGSSDAASVAFVPGTEQVTTDGETSLGKVAQALLDRPALTLTVRGGADAQAELDAIRSAKLEAQLLAAHQRRAGVGATPPAPPTAAEREALLRRLYADTRLPDKPRNVLGLAKELPPADMAARLKAAMVVSDEEVRELAVRRGMAVRDALLTKGLPAERLFLAAPQWRAAASTPEAQPPMSGAQLVLSTR; encoded by the coding sequence TTGCAAACACAACAACAACACAAGCCGCGCCGGGCGCACGCACTGCGCGTGCTGGCGCTGTCCGTCATCGCCGTGCTCGTCATCTGGCTGTTGGCCTGGCTGGCGGTGCCACCGCTGCTGAAGTCGCAGGCCGAGCAGCGGCTGGGCGCGCTGCTGGGGCGCCAGGTGCAGGTGGGCGAGCTGCGGTTCTCTCCGTGGGCACTGTCGCTGACGGTGCGCGACCTGCGCATCGCAGGCGCTGGCGGCGCGGCGGATCAGCTGCGTATCGCCCGGCTGCATGCCAACCTTTCCACCAGCTCCGTATGGCAGCGTGCGCCGGTGGTGGAGGCGCTGGAGATCGAGCAGCCGGTGCTGCGACTGGCCCGCCTGCCGGGGGGCGGACTGGACATCGACGACGTCGTGGCGCGGCTGCGGCCGGCGCCCGACGCGCCCGCCACCGAGCCGGCGCGATTCGCGCTCTACAACCTGCAGCTCACGGGCGGCCAGGTGCTGGTCGACGACCAGGTCGCGGGCCAGCAGCACGCGGTGCGGGCGCTGCAGCTCGGCCTGCCGTTCCTGTCCAACCTGCCGACCGACGTGCAGGTGCAGGTGGAGCCGCGCCTGGCCTTCGAGCTGGAAGGCAGCCGTTTTGACACTGGCGCCCAGGTGCAGCCGTTCGCGGCCACGCGCCAGGGCCAGCTGCGCCTGCAGTGGCAGGACCTGGACCTGGCGCGCTGGGCGCCGTACCTGCCGGCCAGCGTGCCGCTGCGCCCGGCCGCCGGCCGGCTGTCGGCGTCATGGCTGGTCAGCTTTCAGCTGCCGGTCGACACCAAGCAACCACCGCAACTGGCCATCACCGGCGAGGCCACATTGCAGGACCTGAGCCTGGTGCCGTCCGCGGGTGCAGCGCCGCTGCTGGGCTGGCAGCGGCTGCAGCTGTCGGTGGCCAGGCTGCAACCGCTGGCCAGGCAGGCCGCCCTGGGCGACCTGCGCATCGACGGTTTGCGTCTGGCGGTGGCGCGCGATGCGCAAGGCCGCCTGAACCTTCAACAGCTGGCCGGTGGCGCGGGCAGCGCGCCCGCCGCTTCGGCGGCGGCGCAGCCGGCGCCGTTACCCTGGCAGTTCAGCCTGCAGTCGTTGACCTTGGCCGATGCCGCGATCGACTGGCAGGACGCCACCGCGCGGCCTGCTGCACGTCTGGCGCTCAGTGACCTGCAGCTCAAGGCCGGCCCGCTGGACAGCCGCCCCGGCGCCACCGCGCCGCTGCAGTGGTCGGCCCGCCTGGGCCCGCCCGGCGTGGCCGCGCCGGCCGAAACGTCGGGCCAGGGTCAGGCGGGGCCCGCGGCGGCCCAACTGGCGTTTGAACTGAAGGGGCTGCAGGCCGGCTGGCTGTCGGGCTACCTGGCCCAGCACCTGGCGCTGCCGCTGCAGGCCAAGGCCACGGTGGCGGGCCGCCTGGACTGGGCGGCGGGCGACAGCCCCCGCCTGCAGGCTGAGCTGGACCAACTGCGCATCGACGACCTGCGGCTGGGTGCGGGCAGCGGCGCGCCGCTGGCCTGGCGCAGCCTGGCCGTGGCGCAGGGCCGTATCGACCTGATGGCCCGCCGGCTGCAGATGGGCAGCCTGACGCTGGAGCAGCCGCAACTGAGCCTGCGCCGTGGCACCGATGGCGTGGTGGGGTGGTCCCCAAGCTCGCTGGCGATCGTTACCCCGCGTGAGGGCGCTCAGTCCACAGGGCCGGCCCAGCGTGCTTTGAGCCCACAGCCGGGGCGGCGCGCAGCCGAGGCTCACAACCAGGCCGTTGCCAGCACGGGCGCTGCCCAGGCCACCAGCGGCGGCGATTGGCAGCTGGCGCTGAACGCGCTGCAGGTCAACGGCGGCCGGCTGCAATGGGCCGATGCCGCGGCGCCGGCCCCGGTGGCGCTGGGCCTGAGCGACCTGCGCCTGACCGCCGCCGGTCTGCGGTGGCCCTCCGACGGCCGCACCGCGCCGGCCCGCGTGACGCTGGACACCCGCATCCGCGATGAGCGCCCGCAAGCGGAGGGGCGCCGCGCGCCACCGCCTGGCCGGCTGAACTGGCAGGGCCAGCTGCGCCCGCAGCCCTTGATGGCCAGCGGCCAATGGCGGCTGGACCGCCTGCCCGCCCATGCGCTGGCGCCGTATGTGGCCACCGGCCTGCAGCTGGTGCTGGCCCACGCGGACGTGGGCGGGCAGGGCCGCATGGCCGTGGAGCAGCGTGCGGCGGGCTTCAGCGTGCAGGCCGACGGCGATGCGCTGCTGAGCGATGTGCAGGTGCAGGCCAGGTCGGCCGAAGCCGGGCGCGAGGGCGAAGACCTGCTCACCTGGCAATCGCTCAAGCTGGCCGGCCTGAGCGTGCGCAGCGCACCCGGCGAGGCGCCGAAGGTGACGGTGGGGGAGGCGGCATTGGCCGACTTCTATTCGCGGCTGGTGATCACGGAGCAGGGGCGCTTCAACCTGCGTGATGTGACGGCGCCATCGGCCCCGGCCGCTCCGACAACCGCGAGCCCGGCGGGAGCGGCACCCGCGGAGGCCGGCGTGAGCGCGCCCATGGGCGGTGCCGCCACCGCCAGCGCGGCCGGCGCCGATGCGCCGCAGGGCACCGAGCCCAGCACCGCGGCGGCTGCTTCACCCGGCCCCGTCATCGTCATCGGTCGCACCCGGCTCACGCGCGGCCGCATCGACTTCACCGACCGATTCGTCAAGCCGAACTACAGCGCAGCCCTGAGCGAGTTGAACGGCAGCCTGGGTACCTTGCGTACCGATTCGCCGCAGATGGCGCCCATTTCGCTGCAGGGGCGGGTTTCCGGCACGGGCCTGCTGGACATCAGCGGTGAGCTCAACCCCTTGGCCAAGCCGCTGGCGTTGAACATCCGCGCTCGGGCCAGTGATATCGAACTGGCGGCTTTGTCGCCCTATTCGGGTCGATATGCCGGCTACGCCATCGAACGCGGCAAGCTGAGCATGGACGTGGCCTACCAGGTGTCGCCCGATGGCAAGCTCGAGGCCAGTAACCGCGTGGTCATCAACCAGCTCACGTTCGGCGAACGGGTGGAAAGCCCAGACGCCACCAAGCTGCCGGTGTCGCTGGCCATTGCGCTGCTGAAGGACCGCAACGGCGTGATCGACCTCGACCTGCCGATCACCGGCTCGCTCAACGATCCGCAGTTCAGCGTGTTTGGCCTGGTGTTCAAGGTGCTCGGCAACCTGATCGTCAAGGCCGTGACCGCGCCGTTTTCGTTGCTCATGGGCGGCGGCAGCAGCGATGCCGCTTCGGTGGCTTTCGTGCCGGGCACCGAGCAGGTGACTACGGACGGCGAAACCTCGCTGGGCAAGGTGGCGCAGGCGCTGCTGGACCGTCCGGCCTTGACGCTGACGGTGCGCGGTGGCGCCGACGCGCAGGCCGAGCTGGACGCCATCCGCAGCGCCAAGCTGGAGGCGCAGCTGCTGGCGGCCCACCAGCGCCGCGCAGGCGTCGGCGCCACGCCGCCTGCGCCGCCCACCGCCGCGGAGCGCGAGGCTCTGCTGCGCCGCCTGTATGCCGACACCCGCCTGCCCGACAAGCCGCGCAATGTGTTGGGCCTGGCCAAGGAGCTGCCGCCGGCCGACATGGCTGCGCGCCTGAAGGCCGCCATGGTGGTAAGCGACGAAGAGGTGCGTGAACTGGCCGTGCGTCGGGGCATGGCGGTGCGGGACGCGCTGCTGACCAAGGGGCTGCCGGCGGAGCGGTTGTTCCTGGCGGCGCCGCAATGGCGGGCGGCCGCTTCCACGCCCGAGGCGCAGCCCCCGATGTCCGGCGCCCAGCTGGTGCTTTCCACCCGCTGA
- a CDS encoding YdcF family protein: MNQLLNAAGITHWKPVLSMLLMPPVPFLLLALVAALFLLRSRSRRALVALFAGLLLTWGSLTVAMGEWLHDHGMPDIPAFSPQQVAQLRADVAAGRKVAIIALGAGRERLAPEYNQPSLRPLTMERLRYAIWLSRQTGAPLGYTGGIGHAAVPGPSEAEVARRIAQQEFGLTLRWAEDRSRDTRENGQLTVPLLRADGIEKVVIVTHDLHMPRALRAFREAAAAQGVPLEVVPAPAGISSLSDDRFTRWFPSDAGQLLNWYFWHEKLGWWAGA, encoded by the coding sequence GTGAACCAACTCCTGAATGCCGCGGGTATTACGCACTGGAAACCCGTGCTCAGCATGCTGCTGATGCCACCGGTGCCCTTCTTGTTGCTGGCCCTTGTCGCCGCCCTGTTCCTGCTGCGCTCACGCAGCCGCCGCGCGCTGGTGGCCTTGTTCGCCGGCCTGCTGCTCACCTGGGGCAGTTTGACGGTGGCAATGGGTGAATGGCTGCACGACCATGGCATGCCGGACATCCCGGCCTTCAGCCCGCAGCAGGTAGCGCAGCTGCGCGCCGACGTGGCCGCCGGCCGCAAAGTGGCCATCATCGCGCTGGGGGCCGGGCGCGAGCGCCTGGCGCCTGAATACAACCAGCCCAGCCTGCGCCCGCTCACCATGGAGCGGCTGCGTTATGCCATCTGGTTGTCGCGGCAGACCGGCGCGCCACTGGGCTACACCGGGGGCATCGGCCACGCGGCCGTGCCCGGCCCCAGCGAGGCCGAGGTCGCCCGGCGCATCGCCCAGCAGGAGTTCGGCCTCACGCTGCGCTGGGCCGAGGACCGCTCGCGCGACACGCGGGAGAACGGCCAGCTCACGGTGCCGCTGCTGCGGGCCGACGGCATCGAGAAGGTGGTGATCGTCACCCACGACCTGCACATGCCGCGCGCGCTGCGCGCCTTCCGCGAGGCCGCGGCCGCACAGGGCGTTCCCTTGGAAGTGGTGCCCGCGCCGGCCGGCATCAGCTCGCTGTCCGATGACCGCTTCACCCGCTGGTTTCCGTCCGATGCCGGCCAGTTGCTGAACTGGTACTTCTGGCACGAGAAGCTGGGCTGGTGGGCCGGGGCTTGA